CCCTTCTCacgtaagaaatattttttcgaactcttctataaaaatatgacatgcatataaatttttaatgtgatgTTTTTTTAGAACCACTTTGGTATCCTGGTGGAAGAATGACTTCTTCAAAGATTCTACATTGGCTTGCCGTCATATTTGCGCATATCATACCCGCTTATCTATTAGATACTCTACTTATTCTCACCAAGAATAAGCCTTTCCTGGTGAAAGTGCAAAGTAGAGTGAACACCGGATTAAAATTGCTTCAATATTATACCATGAAGCAATGGGTCTTTCGGTAAGAAGtagaattcattaaaatatattaatatttattaagcgACTCAATAaccttttatatatttcgttaacgcatcaatttaaattcattaaaataacttAAGAGTCAGATGATTTAATAACTCGCTTTGCAGCAACGACAATCTGTTCGACTTACAACATCGACTGTGCCCGTCGGATAGAAAAACATTCTTCATGGACACGAAGCTTGTCTGTTGGAATGATTATATGTTGGCGTATATTTTAGGTATACGACAATACTATTTAAAAGACGATCCTTCAACGCTGCCTCGCGCGAGGAAGGTCTTCATGTATCTATACTTCGCTGATTGTTTGCTCAAAATAATGCTTGGCATTTTTGTTGTCTATTGTATCTATTACATGATAAGTGCCCTTGTgtagaaatttttacaaatttttacgtaatataTACGACTTTTTTATGATTGTATCGAACTGTAATTGAATATGATTATACAGAAAGAACTTAATTTTTGGATCTTTAAtctttattgcaaaatgttgctaaatatttcatataaattaacagAAGCCAATtttcagaaagtatttattttatgtttagtTCAACATGATTGcaatagatttttatctctaatgttgtttaaaatttatgtttgaaGTTAGTTTCTTTTTGTATAGCTACTTTCGATTGAACTTATATTTTACGCTAATAACGTTAGGTAAATAACGTCGATTATGTATGTactaatgtataatttatcaatcaaCGAATGTACCAATATTTGCGATTTCTATTATGTCTTATGTATTATAACATCGTAATAccatattaacaaaaattaaagattttactACTAAGGTGCTTTGATGTTTCACTGATTTTACACTTTCACAGCTTGATACAAATTCACTGAAACGTTTCGAATCGAGCGAACCTTGAATGAATTATATCCGTCTGTAGCGATTTGTTTTTCCGCATTTAAGTAAGTGCTGTTTGAAAACTGTTTGAGGAAAGTAGTCCACTTTTCCCTCTCGTCCGATGATCGTTATTAAAACTACTCTGGCGTAAGACAAAAATTAGACACAACTGGTAACAAtggtagttttccaccaagagacacaagcgacacaaaagtattattctctctattgctcattgaatatcgaacaaagacagagtgatacttgtgtcgatttgtgtcaacttgtgtcctttgctggaaaacatACAATGTAATGAAGATTTAATGAGTCTTGTGATACAGCCCGAGATACTTTCTCCGAGTTGAAACAAGTATTAAAGGAAAGTGCGCGTGCTTTGGGcataaaacatgaaaataatcaaaaatttttgtcaccTTTTATTCAAGCAGAGCTGCCAGATTGAAGACCCGAGCAACGAGCCACCGAACGCAGGCATACACAATCGAGAATAGTGACATACATGGCTGCGCAAAGCGCTTTGCGCAGCACGTTAAGCAGTAAATGGAAGCTGTATAATTCAACTTCGAGCTCggcgaaatattaattaatggtaatactaaaaataagtGATGCACAATTAACGCCTcaagtatttaattacttaagggcaatagaattataattaaatatggtGCGAAGTAGCGACAAGTAAGTAGTCTtttgcattttgtatttttaaggttatgttggtaatttagttaaattttgatttcatcGTTGATTTAATCATTACGAATAAATGTTCATTTAGGGACAGGCATCATCGACGAAGGTCAAGATCGAGATCTAGATCCCGATCGGCCGAACCTGAAAAGAAACGACGACGATCGAGAAGCAGAGATCGTGAAAGGGACCGAGACAAGGGTCGACATAGAGAACGAAGAAGTCGTTCACGAGACAGAGATAGAGACAGGAGCGACAGAAGGGAGCGTTCTGAAAGGGACAGAGACCGGGAAAGAAAacggtatacctctttaaagAGTTGCAGTATCTTAATCTGTAACAATTGTTCATGACACTTATTTTCCTCTTTAGTCACAAATATATCCAAGTTGTTTTTGATATTCAtgacaatgaaataatttgttgacaTTGATTGTTCTCGGTATACTAGTGGAGACAGTAAAGAAAAGCGTCTTACAGGCTCAAAGTCTTCGCGCTCCGGCAAAGAACGATCAAACAGGTCTCGGTCACGCGATAGAAAAGATAAAGAGAAAGGCGACAGTGAAGAGTTGCCTTTTGATCATACAAAGTTAGATAAGGTAAGTTTTTAAAGATTATgcgaagaaaagaaattggTGTATGGTATGATTAATATTGCAGGAAGAAGAGCAAAAGAGACTAGAATTGGAAATGCAAAAAAGAAGGGAGAGGATAGAAAGATGGCGAGcagagaggaagaagaaagaactGGAAGCAACAAAAAAAGACGGTAAGACATCTATTTTGGCAAATCTTCAGCTACCCATGAAAAAGTGGTCCCTTGAGGATGATAGTGATGAAGAGACTCCTGTGGTACAGAATAACAGCAAGGAGGCAAAAGAAGAAGGTGTAAAAGAAGAAGTTGAAGAAATAAAGgaagaagtaaaaaatgaagaagaaattgATCCACTTGATGCTTTTATGGCAGAGGTAAGTATTGTGGAAATTTATAcgtaatctaattttatatagactTTCAATATATCTGACACAATAGGTTCAAGAAGAAGTAAGGAAAgtgaataaatttgacagcAAAGCTCCGAAAAGTGCCAATAATGGCACTAATTCTGGAGCACAAAGTGGTGGCGTAGTCATTGTGACTGGTGTGGCTAAGAAAAAAGTTCAGAAACAAAAAGGAGAATTGATTGAGCAAAATCAAGACGGCTTGGAGTATTCCAGCGAAGAAGAGGGCGAAAATCTTCATGAAACTGCGGCTGGTATAGCGAACAAGCAGAAGCGAGAATTGGCCAAAGTTGATCACGCTACAACAGATTATCAACCATTCCGAAAATCTTTCTATGTTGAAGTTCCCGAAATTGGTATGGCGCTCTTCACTTTTTTATGtcgtacatttttttatcatgtaaataaatatactgttAAATATACTTACAGCAAGGATGACGCCAGAAGAAGTAGAGGCGTACAAAGAAGAATTGGAAGGTATTCGTGTGAAAGGCAAAGGATGTCCAAAACCTATAAAATCTTGGGCACAATGCGGTGTGactaaaaaagaattagaagTATTGAAAAAACTTGGTTATGAGAAACCAACGCCTATTCAATGCCAGGCGATTCCGGCGATCATGTCTGGTCGTGATCTTATAGGTATCGCAAAAACTGGAAGCGGAAAAACGTTAGCTTTTTTGTTACCAATGTTTCGTCATATACTCGATCAGCCACCGCTAGCTGATGGAGACGGACCAATTGCACTGATCATGACACCGACTAGAGAATTGTGCATGCAAATCGGTAGGGATTCGAAGAAATTCACGAAGTCACTGGGTCTTTCCCATGTGTGTGTTTACGGTGGAACCGGAATTTCCGAACAGATAGCAGAACTTAAAAGaggagccgagattatcgtgTGCACACCAGGAAGAATGATCGATATGCTCGCCGCTAACAGCGGACGAGTGACCAATTTACGTCGAGTGACGTATGTGGTGCTCGACGAAGCCGATAGGATGTTTGACATGGGTTTTGAGCCGCAAGTGATGCGTATTATGGAGAACGTAAGACCGGACCGACAGACGGTGCTGTTCAGCGCGACATTTCCTCGACAGATGGAGGCGTTAGCCAGGAGAATACTCACCAGACCGGTCGAAGTGCAGGTCGGCGGACGTTCTGTTGTTTGTAAGGACGTCGAGCAACATGTTGTTGTGCTCGAGGAAGATCAAAAGTTCTACAAACTGCTCGAGATTCTTGGGCATTACCAGGATAAAGGCTCCACCATTATATTTGTGGACAAACAGGAAAACGCAGATACATTGTTAAAGGATCTTATGAAAGCCTCGTACTCGTGCATGTCTCTTCATGGTGGTATTGACCAATGCGACAGAGATTCGACCATATTGGACTTCAAAGCCGGACGAACGAAATTGCTCGTGGCTACATCTGTCGCTGCTAGAGGCTTGGATGTCAAACACTTGGTATTGGTCATCAATTATGATTGTCCTAATCATTATGAGGATTACGTACACAGATGCGGTAGAACTGGTCGTGCTGGAAATAAAGGGTAAGATAAATTTTAGTCTtaatgatacaaaatatttttttacaaattaattatattacatttttttttcagatatgcGTATACCTTTATCACGTCAGAACAGGAACGTTACGCCGGCGATATTCTACGTGCGCACGAATTAGCGGGTGTACCCGTGCCGGAACCGTTGCGTCAGTTGTGGGAGGGCTACAAAGCTCGCCAAGCCGCAGACGGAAAGAAAGTCCATACCGGAGGTGGTTTCAGCGGGAAAGGTTTTAAGTTTGACGAATCGGAAGCCGCTTTGGCgaacgagaaaaagaaattccAGAAGGCAGCTCTAGGACTGCAAGACTCTGACGATGAGGACATAGAGAACGATATCGACCAACAGATCGAGAGTATGCTGGCGCCTAAGCGAACAGTTCGCGAGATAGCCAGGCCGACCGCAACGAGTATTACGGTGCCCGGGCAACCAGTGCCTAGCGCCACTGATAAGTTGGAATTGGCTAGGAGATTGGCGTCAAAGATCAACATTGCGAAAAATTTGGGCGCCGAGGCGAAAGGCGCCACTCAGCAAGCGGCGGAAGCCATACTCAAGGGTGCGGGACCTACGAATCTTATTACGGTaagaatttttcttcaaatattactGCGGTGTATAATTACagtcatttaaataaataaataaataacacttATTTCTCTGCGCGCAGGCAAAAACAGTCGCTGAACAATTGGCGGCCAAACTGAatacaaaattgaattatCAGCCGCGCGAGGAGGATCTCGTGGAGAGCGACGCAGAGACGGGCGAGCAAACATTCCGCAAGTACGAGGAGGAACTTGAGATCAACGATTTTCCGCAACAAGCTAGATGGCGGGTCACGAGTAAGGAGGCTCTAGCTCAGATATCAGAATACTCTGAGGCTGGTCTTACAGTACGTGGAACATACATTGCACCTGGGAAGACACCACCGGAAGGCGAAAGGAAGTTATACCTGGCGATAGAATCAACGAGCGAATTAGCGGTCAGCAAAGCGAAGGCGGAAGTGTCACGACTTATCAAGGAGGAGCTCATCAAACTGCAGGCGTCCGGCGCTCACACCGCGTCACGTGGTCGCTACaaagttttgtaaaatttacatgGTATCATATACGGATGTAGACGATGAAggttagaaatttattatacatataaacaaAGAGTTggtatttgtttatatttaacagtACAATAACAAAATACTTAACGATTATGGGAGCATTATCCATATCATTGGCACGAACCACTGCGGGCGATCCAAATTTCACagatttacaaataatatgcaaacacccgcattttcttttaatgggTTCTTTCAGTTTATTTATTCgtcatgtaaaatatgaagatTTGGAACACTCAGCAGCGTAAAACCGTACCTACACAGCGTGTGccagaaaaatattcaatttataaagaGTTTTTGATAGTTTTGATTATCTTTTAACGGAAAATTCAGTAACGAAATTATCTTAAACTTATtgggtttttttttcaagacacGCTGTGTAAAAGTCACATATGCGAACACACAATATACCGATACGTCGATCAATACGTGGATGAACTGATATAACTTAAATTTAAGGACTCTTCTTATTTACAACTTACAATGAGCAGTTCTCGATTACCCGTGACATTTTTGCACGTGATGAATCCTACATCTTTTGTACATTCGCTCTcgatatatattcttttttttttttctctttggcAATATTAATCGATAACTAAAAATACATCCTATGCTGCTGTATGCTATTAGAAGGCACTAGAAAAATCACAGACATGAGACACGCTGTAGACATTCGCCGTCGCGAATGGCGTCGCGATTAGGTAAAGAAATGCTTGCGGCACCACGAACGGAAAAGAAAACGAGATTCATCGCTTAGGACTGTAATTTTCGATTCGAATTCATAATAATGAATTCGGATACTTCCACGCGAtcagttaaaatatttcagaatcgTACTGGACAAGATAAGCGATGTATCTCATTTTCCTCTTGATGTAAGTGTATTCATGAAGTTAGCACGCAGATAGTAATGATAAGCGTCGTGAGACAAGCTCGAATTTCCATGGCACTAGAAACATAACCATGAGCCACTTCAGCCCTCGTCAGCGAACCAAGCGGAACCTCCGCCACGATTCTGGGACTCCTCTCCGAAATCCTGATCACGAGCTTCTCCGTCTCTGTCACGCAAGCTCGCAGTTGCAACGCCGATGGCTTTTTAGTAATCGGCTGAACGACGATGAAAACATCGCGATCAGGCGTTATCATGCCGCGAACAGCGCATTGTGCCACTTGCAATTGACGACCTAGAGCGACCAGAAGAGTTTCTAAGGTGACGGAATCCTTGTCGGCTTCCTCATCCATCATATAATAGATTCTGTCCAACTGCAAGAGGGAAGACAAATATTCTGAGGAAACCATAAACATTTCAACGCtccaaaaatttatgaattgattaaaattataatttattaatatattaattaatgtataaactAATGTTTAAACTACATCTAAAGACTATCGTATTCGAAAGTCATTTTAATGAATCGATtataaacttaattataattattataatttataaaaaatgttttttctaaatgtttattttttgagaagcagaaatgatttaaaaatgatattaataacttGTATGAGGACACTTTCcccattttcgattttttgtaACGAGGATTCCAAACGTCCAGAAGACAAAAAGAATACTTCGACAAAAAATGGAAGAATGGAAAAGAAGTACAAAGTACCCACCTGTTTCTTCGAATAAAACAATCTCGCCGCTCCTGCGCAAACGGGACAACAGGCGCCTGGAGGAGTGACTCCGATGCAGTACGGTTCCACCAAGGCAGGACACTGAACAGCATCGCCGCAGCTAGGTTTTGCCTGTTCCTCTATGAGGCCCACGGCGACGCAAGGACCTTTGTAATCCACGACGGTCCTTTCGGCCCAGGCCGCGCATTCGTTATCGTAGACCTCGCCGTTGATGCCGCACACCGGACCTCGTAGACTGCACCCCTTCAGACAAGGTCCCCTGTAGTTCAAGCTGGCCCCGGCTCGGATCATAGCGCAGACGGAGGCATACTGACGATTCTCCCGGTCGCAAACCGGTCCGCTGGACTCCTCGCGCGGACTGCAGTCTATTGGCACGCACTCGTACTGCCGGCAAGGCTTGTGCAAGCGCGACAAGCAGACTCTGGGCCTGCGGACACACTTTTCCGCGCTGTCGCAGGGATGCGGCACGCAGGGATCGCGACTGGAGCAGCTGC
Above is a genomic segment from Linepithema humile isolate Giens D197 chromosome 6, Lhum_UNIL_v1.0, whole genome shotgun sequence containing:
- the Prp5 gene encoding probable ATP-dependent RNA helicase DDX46; translation: MVRSSDKDRHHRRRSRSRSRSRSAEPEKKRRRSRSRDRERDRDKGRHRERRSRSRDRDRDRSDRRERSERDRDRERKRGDSKEKRLTGSKSSRSGKERSNRSRSRDRKDKEKGDSEELPFDHTKLDKEEEQKRLELEMQKRRERIERWRAERKKKELEATKKDGKTSILANLQLPMKKWSLEDDSDEETPVVQNNSKEAKEEGVKEEVEEIKEEVKNEEEIDPLDAFMAEVQEEVRKVNKFDSKAPKSANNGTNSGAQSGGVVIVTGVAKKKVQKQKGELIEQNQDGLEYSSEEEGENLHETAAGIANKQKRELAKVDHATTDYQPFRKSFYVEVPEIARMTPEEVEAYKEELEGIRVKGKGCPKPIKSWAQCGVTKKELEVLKKLGYEKPTPIQCQAIPAIMSGRDLIGIAKTGSGKTLAFLLPMFRHILDQPPLADGDGPIALIMTPTRELCMQIGRDSKKFTKSLGLSHVCVYGGTGISEQIAELKRGAEIIVCTPGRMIDMLAANSGRVTNLRRVTYVVLDEADRMFDMGFEPQVMRIMENVRPDRQTVLFSATFPRQMEALARRILTRPVEVQVGGRSVVCKDVEQHVVVLEEDQKFYKLLEILGHYQDKGSTIIFVDKQENADTLLKDLMKASYSCMSLHGGIDQCDRDSTILDFKAGRTKLLVATSVAARGLDVKHLVLVINYDCPNHYEDYVHRCGRTGRAGNKGYAYTFITSEQERYAGDILRAHELAGVPVPEPLRQLWEGYKARQAADGKKVHTGGGFSGKGFKFDESEAALANEKKKFQKAALGLQDSDDEDIENDIDQQIESMLAPKRTVREIARPTATSITVPGQPVPSATDKLELARRLASKINIAKNLGAEAKGATQQAAEAILKGAGPTNLITAKTVAEQLAAKLNTKLNYQPREEDLVESDAETGEQTFRKYEEELEINDFPQQARWRVTSKEALAQISEYSEAGLTVRGTYIAPGKTPPEGERKLYLAIESTSELAVSKAKAEVSRLIKEELIKLQASGAHTASRGRYKVL